In Limisalsivibrio acetivorans, one genomic interval encodes:
- a CDS encoding non-ribosomal peptide synthetase codes for MSGNYRLSSPQEAIYVDSLLYGPTPKYNMGGFAPIRGHVDVELFKKAHRLALGVHDAFLTRLEYTPDGVMQSTGHELYPPTIIDFSDSPSAYREAIDWVMDDFKNPVPIDGYPLGADVLIKVDEELWVWYPKFHHIINDAFGHMLFTDTLTSFYNTLLAGGTPEKDILNYRDFVEDDEKYFSSPGFEKGAKFWNDKFADLPEPISFTGSKSGLSERDTLGTKRLTLSMKRYCYNDMLRICAENDITSFHFLLAVSYAYFYRTKGQDDIVIGMPILNRNNRKFRNTSGMFMSMMPLRIKIEPDWSFLELALAVSKELRASYRYQRYPLGQIIKDCRTKEGFTGNLFDITFVYRKLSYNQNFGGSPMSMFTLDTGAREESLSIEVDEYDDGDVNIFFNYNPFVIPDEEAEHLARGFEALFLDVSLGGDKALDELRIMPEKEYCAIIGSKKSIPDKRFEEIFFEQAVKTPDAEAVRCVGLGLTYKEVETLSSGIAGVLAVEYGVKPGDRVAYLSERNAVSPAVILGIFRCGGVYVPIDPVYPEERIKYILEDCGARCIVADRDLDTGGVPVYTPNITENRYENFILEGLSPEDPAYIIYTSGTTGRPKGVCIPHRGIVNTVTAQAAAWGAGAGERVLQFASLGFDASMSEIGMALLSGASLIVADRETILEPERFIRLMRHEKVSVATLPPSYLNSLEGADFPWLKTLITAGEAPIERDVHRYSSRLRYINAYGPTEISVCASWHEVPADYEGGLIPIGRAIPNGSIYILDKNLQPLPPGSVGEICVGGAGVALGYLNRDELTAEKFVPDPFFEGGRMYRTGDTGRMLPDGSLVFTGRRDAQVKIRGHRVEPEEVARTLETVEGIDSAVADALGEDGAKYLAAWYTAPEELPAEDIKRALGRKLPPYMIPSVYTHMQSFPLNASGKIDRNALPYPERDKHGGDTEKPLEGVDKTVGEIFADVLGIAVSSASANFFELGGHSLGAVRVMGRIQKEFGTKVGLKEFFASPTVGGIADIIKQRNVRMFSSIPSIKYGAERDMTASERRVWVLSRMEGGSSAYNMPLQFSIEGELDPALLSEAFTGAARRHDALRSFADPHEPIMHVAEKCVIDVKVIHTEELDLETKEETAKPFDITKPPLIRVNIFKSSEESVLSVVMHHIISDGWSLQLLIEEVLERYTALSMGDEPKLKELKADYASFASWLGDEMLSGFAARDRDYWLERFSGDIPELELPADFPRPEVMGFKGRSIHRIFESVSWKELEERAARLGATPYTLLLTAVYGLLYRYTGSRDTVIGTPVSGRLHPDVENTIGIFINTLPLRVAFSRDDSFMNLLARVKNTVAEAQDHQSCAFDAIVNELDIPRKANRQPLFDTMMILQDTVSEEMQGDGFKLKTRGLETSSSLFDMTFFFSRSGDSLRLDIEFSTELFKLSTAERTAHHLEIFLRSALNAPEKRTAFLDYIPEDELERLRGLSVGRPAQLPVLDFRNRFLENGLKHPDRPAVVTTERTVTYGELCSDAMAVCAEIVKRGFGTGDTVALMAERDEILAAGMLGILMSGASYTFMTPYHPEERLAYIAKTAGVELIIAGTDVPLSFRQMAVNCRELPRINAEPVETGDCAYYIFTSGTTGTPKGVRVSHDNLRNLVYMTELESYAGIESPVREMVSVSGAFDVSVKQVCSALACGHTLLMPHDDLVLNAELLLEYIRDKGVTLMDNSPSLLSMLISAGTCETELPALRRMLIGSEAVSSGLVEQFMNAHPDVEVVNCYGPTECTVESVKLQAERGVDYPAVLPIGTPSINTTAEILDENLNPCGTGIYGGIYLGGACVGMGYAGQSSTAFIEIDGKRVYRTGDVGRWSERGEIEFAGRSDDQVKVRGYRIEPNEVENALLNIKGVSSAAVVPFERGGMTELAGFYAGEPETTAVKDALYSLIPGYMVPAALVKLERIPLTPGGKADRKALSKMPVAAEEGRGEPLDDKYQQAVFDIWKGVLGHDDLSAEETFFEAGGNSVLLVRLHSRLQKEYPDLFRLAELFRFSTIASQADRLRLSIEGEKIRIEGIPLSDDIRETRAGGLLRLSAPMNGRANLSEGEGVATLAYLFAELYGMERAPAGSVKGDVLCWNNVDFDDAESMDGLIASVEEGLKRCLRYGDAVIEGILPVVLIGDGDMDRLAEVFGIVFKPEQSSMRAVFSERIKRDEALRMCDVYVRILDAAGKVI; via the coding sequence ATGTCCGGCAACTACAGGCTTTCCTCTCCGCAGGAGGCTATCTATGTTGACTCACTTCTGTACGGTCCCACTCCGAAATATAATATGGGAGGCTTTGCGCCCATAAGGGGGCACGTAGATGTCGAACTTTTCAAGAAAGCACACAGGCTTGCCCTGGGTGTTCACGATGCGTTTCTGACCAGACTTGAGTACACGCCTGACGGTGTTATGCAGAGTACTGGACACGAGCTTTATCCTCCTACGATTATCGACTTTTCCGATTCACCCAGTGCCTACAGGGAGGCCATCGACTGGGTTATGGACGATTTTAAGAACCCCGTTCCCATCGACGGTTACCCCCTTGGAGCGGATGTTCTCATAAAGGTGGATGAAGAGCTTTGGGTATGGTATCCAAAGTTTCATCATATAATAAACGACGCCTTCGGTCACATGCTCTTCACAGACACCCTGACCAGCTTCTACAATACTCTATTGGCAGGAGGGACACCCGAAAAGGATATCCTCAACTACCGTGATTTTGTGGAGGATGATGAGAAGTATTTCTCATCCCCGGGTTTTGAAAAGGGGGCAAAGTTCTGGAACGATAAGTTTGCCGATCTACCTGAGCCCATCTCCTTCACAGGTTCCAAGAGCGGCCTTAGTGAACGGGATACCCTCGGGACCAAACGTCTCACACTAAGCATGAAGCGCTACTGCTACAACGACATGCTCCGCATCTGTGCGGAGAACGATATAACTTCCTTCCATTTCCTTCTGGCTGTTAGCTATGCCTATTTTTACCGCACCAAGGGGCAGGATGATATTGTTATCGGCATGCCTATCCTTAACAGGAACAACCGGAAGTTCCGAAACACTTCAGGTATGTTTATGAGCATGATGCCCCTGCGCATAAAGATAGAGCCGGACTGGAGCTTCCTTGAGCTTGCACTGGCTGTAAGCAAGGAGCTGAGAGCATCCTATAGATACCAGCGCTATCCGCTGGGGCAGATCATTAAGGATTGCCGTACAAAGGAGGGCTTCACAGGGAACCTGTTTGACATAACCTTTGTTTACAGAAAGCTTAGCTATAACCAGAACTTCGGTGGCTCACCCATGAGCATGTTCACTCTGGACACGGGAGCGAGGGAGGAGAGCCTCTCCATAGAGGTGGATGAATACGATGACGGTGATGTAAACATCTTCTTCAACTACAATCCTTTTGTTATCCCCGACGAGGAGGCGGAGCATCTGGCCAGAGGTTTCGAAGCGTTGTTTCTGGATGTGTCCCTCGGCGGCGACAAGGCACTGGACGAGCTAAGGATCATGCCGGAGAAGGAGTACTGCGCAATCATAGGGAGCAAGAAGAGTATCCCCGATAAGCGTTTCGAGGAGATTTTCTTTGAGCAGGCTGTAAAAACGCCCGATGCGGAGGCTGTACGATGTGTCGGCCTAGGGCTTACATATAAAGAGGTAGAAACGCTCTCCTCCGGAATAGCGGGTGTGCTGGCCGTGGAATACGGAGTTAAGCCCGGTGACAGGGTCGCCTATCTTTCCGAGAGGAACGCCGTCTCCCCTGCCGTAATACTGGGCATATTCCGTTGCGGCGGTGTGTATGTCCCCATAGATCCCGTTTATCCCGAAGAGCGGATAAAGTACATACTGGAGGACTGCGGGGCAAGGTGTATAGTTGCGGACAGGGATCTCGACACAGGCGGGGTGCCCGTATATACCCCCAACATAACAGAGAACCGTTACGAGAACTTCATTCTGGAGGGTCTCAGTCCTGAAGACCCGGCATATATAATTTACACATCAGGAACCACAGGAAGACCGAAGGGTGTTTGCATACCCCACAGGGGGATCGTAAACACAGTAACTGCCCAAGCTGCTGCATGGGGAGCCGGAGCCGGAGAGCGCGTTCTGCAATTCGCCTCCCTCGGTTTCGATGCCTCCATGTCCGAGATAGGCATGGCGCTATTGTCCGGTGCCTCCCTCATAGTTGCAGACAGGGAGACAATTCTCGAACCGGAGCGATTCATAAGGCTTATGAGGCACGAGAAGGTGAGCGTTGCTACCCTCCCCCCATCCTACCTGAACAGCCTTGAAGGTGCAGATTTCCCATGGCTTAAAACGCTTATTACGGCGGGTGAGGCTCCCATTGAGCGGGATGTCCACAGGTATTCCTCCCGTCTGAGATATATAAACGCCTACGGTCCGACGGAAATTTCCGTCTGCGCAAGCTGGCATGAGGTTCCGGCGGACTACGAAGGTGGACTCATTCCCATTGGGCGTGCCATACCCAACGGAAGTATCTACATACTGGATAAAAATCTCCAGCCCCTCCCCCCAGGCTCGGTGGGGGAGATATGTGTCGGCGGAGCTGGTGTGGCACTCGGTTACCTTAACCGAGATGAGCTGACTGCAGAGAAGTTTGTGCCCGATCCCTTCTTTGAAGGGGGTAGGATGTACCGAACTGGCGATACGGGTCGTATGCTCCCCGACGGCAGCCTTGTTTTCACTGGCCGAAGGGATGCACAGGTTAAGATAAGGGGGCACAGGGTTGAACCCGAAGAGGTGGCTAGAACCCTTGAAACTGTTGAGGGAATCGATTCCGCCGTTGCGGATGCCCTTGGTGAAGATGGGGCAAAGTATCTCGCCGCCTGGTATACAGCTCCGGAGGAGCTTCCTGCTGAGGATATTAAAAGAGCCCTTGGCCGCAAGTTACCCCCTTATATGATCCCTTCAGTTTATACGCACATGCAGTCCTTTCCACTGAATGCAAGCGGGAAGATCGACCGGAACGCTCTGCCTTACCCCGAGAGGGATAAGCATGGTGGAGATACCGAGAAGCCTTTGGAAGGTGTAGATAAAACCGTTGGAGAGATCTTCGCCGATGTGCTGGGCATTGCTGTATCCTCCGCTTCTGCAAACTTCTTTGAGCTTGGCGGGCACAGCCTCGGCGCTGTTCGTGTCATGGGCAGGATACAGAAGGAGTTCGGCACTAAGGTGGGGCTCAAGGAGTTCTTCGCAAGCCCTACAGTGGGCGGAATCGCAGATATAATAAAGCAGAGGAACGTCCGGATGTTCAGCTCTATCCCATCCATTAAGTATGGAGCGGAGCGGGATATGACAGCCTCCGAGAGGAGGGTCTGGGTTCTTTCCCGAATGGAGGGGGGGAGCTCTGCATACAATATGCCTCTACAGTTCAGTATAGAGGGGGAGCTGGATCCCGCCCTTCTTTCCGAGGCGTTCACCGGTGCGGCTAGGAGGCATGACGCACTTCGTAGCTTTGCAGACCCCCATGAGCCCATTATGCATGTTGCAGAAAAGTGCGTTATAGATGTTAAGGTTATACATACAGAAGAGCTGGATCTTGAAACAAAGGAAGAGACAGCGAAGCCCTTCGATATAACAAAGCCCCCCCTGATAAGGGTTAACATATTCAAATCCTCCGAAGAGAGCGTTCTCTCTGTGGTTATGCACCATATTATATCCGACGGCTGGTCGCTCCAACTTCTTATAGAGGAGGTTCTTGAGAGGTACACAGCCCTGTCCATGGGGGATGAGCCTAAGCTTAAGGAATTAAAGGCGGACTACGCCTCCTTTGCCAGTTGGCTAGGGGATGAGATGCTGAGCGGTTTCGCCGCCAGAGACAGGGATTACTGGTTGGAACGATTCTCCGGCGATATTCCTGAGCTTGAACTCCCTGCGGATTTCCCAAGACCGGAGGTTATGGGCTTTAAAGGAAGATCCATTCACAGGATATTCGAGTCAGTAAGCTGGAAGGAACTTGAGGAGAGGGCTGCCAGACTGGGAGCGACACCATATACCCTCCTGCTCACAGCGGTTTACGGTCTTTTGTACAGATACACAGGAAGCAGGGATACGGTTATCGGCACACCCGTTTCGGGCCGGCTCCACCCCGATGTGGAGAACACCATCGGGATATTCATAAATACACTCCCGCTGAGGGTGGCCTTCAGCAGGGATGACAGCTTTATGAACCTGCTAGCAAGGGTTAAAAACACCGTGGCGGAGGCGCAGGATCACCAGAGCTGTGCCTTTGATGCCATTGTGAATGAGCTTGATATACCAAGAAAGGCAAACCGTCAGCCCCTCTTCGATACCATGATGATCCTGCAGGATACCGTTTCTGAAGAGATGCAGGGGGACGGCTTCAAACTGAAAACGAGGGGGCTTGAGACCTCCTCTTCGCTCTTTGATATGACATTCTTCTTCAGCCGTTCGGGTGATTCCCTGAGGCTGGACATTGAGTTTTCCACCGAGCTTTTCAAGCTCTCCACTGCAGAACGGACTGCGCATCATCTTGAGATTTTCCTGAGATCCGCCCTTAATGCACCCGAAAAACGCACCGCCTTCCTAGACTACATTCCCGAGGATGAGCTCGAAAGGCTCAGAGGTCTTTCCGTTGGCAGGCCTGCACAGCTCCCTGTACTCGATTTCCGCAACAGGTTCCTGGAGAACGGGCTGAAGCACCCCGATCGACCGGCCGTTGTCACTACCGAACGAACCGTAACCTACGGCGAGCTATGCTCAGATGCGATGGCAGTTTGTGCGGAGATAGTCAAAAGGGGGTTTGGAACCGGCGACACCGTGGCTCTCATGGCGGAGAGGGACGAGATCCTCGCCGCAGGTATGCTCGGGATACTTATGAGCGGCGCCTCCTATACATTCATGACACCGTACCACCCCGAGGAGCGACTTGCTTATATAGCAAAGACCGCAGGGGTGGAGCTGATAATAGCCGGAACCGATGTTCCGCTGAGCTTCAGGCAGATGGCCGTAAACTGCCGGGAACTGCCTAGGATAAATGCCGAACCGGTAGAGACGGGTGACTGTGCATACTATATATTCACCTCTGGAACCACTGGTACGCCGAAGGGGGTTCGTGTTTCCCATGACAACCTGCGAAACCTTGTTTATATGACAGAGCTGGAGAGCTATGCAGGTATTGAGTCACCCGTAAGGGAGATGGTCAGCGTTTCCGGAGCCTTTGATGTCTCTGTGAAGCAGGTGTGCTCTGCCCTTGCATGCGGTCACACTCTGTTGATGCCCCACGACGACCTTGTGCTAAATGCGGAGCTTCTCCTTGAGTATATACGTGATAAGGGTGTCACCCTTATGGATAACTCCCCCTCACTACTCTCCATGCTGATCTCAGCTGGGACATGCGAAACGGAACTCCCCGCACTCAGGCGTATGCTCATCGGCTCGGAGGCCGTTTCCTCAGGGCTTGTGGAGCAGTTTATGAATGCTCATCCCGATGTGGAGGTTGTTAACTGCTACGGACCAACCGAATGCACCGTGGAGTCTGTAAAGCTTCAGGCGGAAAGAGGCGTGGATTATCCGGCGGTGCTCCCCATTGGCACACCCTCGATAAACACAACTGCAGAGATTCTTGATGAGAACCTCAACCCCTGCGGGACAGGGATATACGGTGGTATATACCTCGGCGGGGCATGTGTGGGCATGGGCTATGCCGGGCAGAGCTCCACAGCTTTTATCGAGATAGACGGTAAAAGAGTATACCGTACAGGTGATGTGGGTCGCTGGAGCGAGCGTGGAGAGATAGAGTTCGCCGGAAGGAGCGATGATCAGGTTAAGGTTCGGGGATACCGCATCGAACCGAACGAGGTGGAGAACGCACTCCTCAATATTAAAGGTGTTTCCTCCGCCGCTGTTGTCCCCTTTGAAAGGGGTGGTATGACTGAGCTCGCCGGTTTCTATGCGGGTGAGCCGGAAACGACTGCCGTAAAGGATGCCCTGTACTCCCTTATCCCTGGCTATATGGTGCCGGCGGCGCTTGTTAAACTGGAAAGAATACCCCTTACCCCCGGGGGAAAAGCGGACAGGAAGGCTCTTTCGAAGATGCCCGTTGCCGCTGAAGAGGGCAGGGGGGAGCCGCTGGATGATAAATACCAGCAGGCTGTCTTCGATATATGGAAAGGTGTTCTTGGTCATGATGATCTCTCTGCCGAGGAGACCTTCTTCGAGGCAGGGGGTAACTCCGTTCTCTTGGTCAGGCTCCACAGCAGGCTCCAGAAGGAGTACCCCGATCTTTTCCGCCTTGCGGAGCTTTTCCGTTTCAGCACAATCGCATCTCAGGCTGATAGACTGCGATTAAGTATTGAGGGTGAGAAGATTCGTATAGAGGGTATCCCCCTTAGTGATGACATTAGAGAAACGAGGGCGGGCGGCCTCCTCCGGCTGAGTGCTCCTATGAATGGAAGGGCGAATCTTAGCGAAGGGGAAGGGGTTGCAACTCTGGCATACCTTTTTGCCGAGCTTTACGGTATGGAGCGGGCTCCTGCCGGCTCCGTAAAAGGGGATGTCCTCTGTTGGAACAACGTCGATTTTGATGATGCAGAAAGCATGGACGGCCTGATAGCCTCCGTAGAGGAAGGTTTAAAGAGGTGCCTGAGATACGGTGATGCAGTTATTGAGGGTATCCTGCCCGTTGTCCTCATAGGTGATGGAGATATGGACAGGCTGGCGGAGGTATTTGGTATCGTTTTTAAGCCGGAACAGAGCAGTATGCGGGCGGTTTTCTCCGAGAGGATCAAGCGTGACGAGGCTCTGCGGATGTGTGATGTATACGTCAGGATCCTTGATGCGGCAGGTAAGGTTATATGA
- a CDS encoding ABC transporter substrate-binding protein, which produces MRITAYILGLVLLYFIISDLRTPMDYGEMRTQALKNDNLTEFKVGVVWPFSTNNDLFLEGIQLAVEEINSIGVLGRKMRLVIKDTASNKNKARSAADGFIRTKDMLAVIGHYDSSIAAETSIGYEKAKLLFLDTGAFGAFLSGHDFEYFVRTSVNTKMIAEKMVKTLAEQGYKRIYIVTQEDEYGQDLAFHFKYYMDLYDMDICRNSSYFRWEYDFHEIIHDMKSEDCDLVFLTGYEPWAGYFIRDMRDMGVTLPYAAAFTAVDKMRGIAGNALDDSMYFTYYDPYSDDPENEVFVRKFRQKYGVKPDAYAATAYDTLHMLADSIRTTGSFEPLNLSYFLRYIEMYNGVNGFYRFSPNGEVLERPFYLMQVKGDREIILNELKPEYNRSLN; this is translated from the coding sequence ATGAGGATAACTGCATACATACTCGGTCTGGTTCTGCTCTATTTTATAATAAGCGATCTCAGAACGCCTATGGATTATGGCGAGATGAGGACCCAGGCATTAAAAAACGACAACCTCACAGAGTTTAAAGTGGGTGTAGTCTGGCCTTTTTCAACCAATAACGACCTCTTCCTTGAGGGTATACAGCTGGCGGTGGAGGAGATCAACTCCATTGGGGTTCTCGGCAGGAAGATGCGTCTTGTGATAAAGGATACCGCCTCAAACAAGAACAAGGCGAGAAGTGCTGCGGATGGATTTATCCGGACAAAGGATATGCTTGCTGTGATAGGGCACTACGACAGCTCCATAGCGGCGGAAACATCCATAGGGTATGAGAAGGCCAAGCTCCTTTTCCTGGACACGGGAGCATTCGGCGCCTTTCTTTCCGGTCACGACTTCGAGTATTTTGTCCGTACCAGCGTAAACACCAAAATGATAGCTGAGAAGATGGTCAAAACCTTGGCGGAACAGGGGTATAAACGTATCTATATAGTGACGCAGGAGGATGAGTACGGTCAGGATCTCGCCTTTCATTTCAAATACTATATGGATCTTTACGATATGGACATCTGCCGGAACAGCTCCTATTTCCGATGGGAGTATGATTTCCACGAAATAATTCATGATATGAAGAGCGAGGATTGCGATCTCGTGTTCCTCACCGGCTATGAGCCATGGGCAGGCTATTTTATCCGTGATATGCGTGATATGGGGGTAACCCTCCCCTATGCGGCGGCGTTTACTGCCGTTGATAAGATGAGGGGGATAGCGGGGAACGCCCTCGATGATTCCATGTATTTTACATACTACGACCCCTATTCAGATGACCCTGAAAATGAGGTATTCGTCAGAAAATTCAGGCAGAAATACGGCGTAAAACCCGATGCATATGCAGCAACAGCCTATGATACTCTGCACATGCTTGCCGATTCCATAAGAACCACAGGCTCCTTCGAGCCGCTCAATCTATCATACTTTCTTAGATATATAGAGATGTATAACGGTGTGAACGGTTTTTACCGCTTCTCCCCCAATGGCGAGGTTCTAGAACGTCCATTCTACCTTATGCAGGTTAAGGGGGACAGGGAGATTATTCTGAATGAGCTGAAGCCGGAGTATAACCGCTCACTAAACTAG
- a CDS encoding prohibitin family protein — protein MNEERMDEIAEIKEGAFKRFRKFMKNQKPYFVILLFIAIFVVIFYFDMIFISIKPGEQGVLWRRFGGGTVVNRIYGEGLHVIWPFNKMYVYSVRKQKISDTIKVLTLNGLTIEVEYSVIYYPNIPLLPMLHQRVGPDYPKTIIFPEVRSVIRTVIGQNKPEDIYTTQKLIQDRVSALSKARLESRFIALDYVPIERISLPMKISAAIESKLAQQQLDQEYEYRLSVAKKEAARKQFEAEGLKNYNRLLSESIDDKILQWQGIMATKELAKSDNSKIVVIGAGDEGLPLILGK, from the coding sequence ATGAACGAAGAAAGAATGGATGAAATAGCAGAGATAAAGGAGGGGGCCTTCAAAAGGTTCAGGAAGTTTATGAAGAACCAGAAGCCCTATTTTGTAATACTCCTGTTTATCGCCATTTTCGTCGTGATCTTCTACTTTGATATGATATTTATATCCATAAAGCCTGGTGAGCAGGGTGTTCTCTGGCGGCGTTTCGGCGGCGGTACTGTGGTGAACCGGATATACGGCGAGGGGTTGCACGTTATATGGCCCTTCAATAAGATGTATGTTTACAGCGTCCGCAAGCAGAAGATAAGCGATACCATCAAGGTGCTCACCCTCAACGGCCTCACCATTGAGGTTGAATACTCCGTTATATACTATCCGAACATACCGCTCCTCCCCATGCTACACCAGCGTGTGGGACCGGATTACCCGAAGACGATCATATTCCCCGAGGTGCGTTCGGTTATCAGAACAGTGATAGGCCAGAACAAGCCGGAGGATATATATACGACCCAGAAACTTATCCAGGACAGGGTCTCCGCACTCTCCAAGGCGAGGCTGGAGTCAAGGTTCATCGCCCTGGATTATGTACCCATAGAGCGGATAAGTCTTCCGATGAAGATCTCCGCAGCTATCGAATCGAAGCTGGCCCAGCAGCAGCTGGATCAGGAGTACGAATACAGGCTCTCCGTTGCCAAGAAGGAGGCGGCGAGGAAGCAGTTCGAGGCTGAAGGTCTTAAGAACTACAACAGACTACTTTCAGAGAGTATCGATGATAAGATCCTGCAGTGGCAGGGCATTATGGCAACGAAGGAGCTTGCAAAGTCCGACAACTCCAAGATCGTTGTTATAGGTGCGGGTGACGAAGGTCTGCCCCTTATCCTGGGGAAATAG
- a CDS encoding cyclic peptide export ABC transporter — MKDYFASKSVEFLQRESSGVDRKLVIMTALSGISNALLLAVVNKAISPDFLQKPDPKYFLYFALCIGMFIYSLRYLLYHSSEIIEEAVDKVRTRLVDKVLKCDLRTLETIGDSDIYTRISRETSSISQNMRSIFMAAQSSVMVMFTVLYIAFISIPAFLISMSMILFATYIYLRNRKTLEQNLYESSQEEDALFDTITDVLSGFKELKMNRAKSVDVRSHFRKRSGGVRRTRANVMLEFANNYVFAETFFYVLIGTIVFIMPAVSNEFGDTVVKVVTAILFLIGPLTNTVMQIPILSEVQLSVNNIYGLEDKIDTLVKGEDIDSDDKIENAENFDKIKLKELIFSYKDPDGAPSFTAGPFDFEINRGEVLFIVGGNGSGKTTLMKLMTALYFPDEGEILLDDTKVTRQNSQSYRELFSVIFAEFHLFSKLYGMQQVNPEKVKELLELMEIDHKTDFKDSGFTNLNLSTGQRKRLALIVTYLEDKEIYVFDEWAADQDPHFRRYFYYTLVPELKKRGKTVIAVSHDDRYFSEADRVLSMDFGQVTEISNGRSEG; from the coding sequence TTGAAAGACTACTTTGCCAGTAAATCCGTAGAGTTCCTTCAAAGAGAATCGAGCGGGGTAGACAGGAAGCTGGTCATTATGACCGCCCTGTCGGGTATATCCAACGCTCTCCTTCTCGCTGTGGTCAACAAGGCAATCTCTCCGGATTTCCTCCAAAAGCCTGATCCTAAATACTTTTTGTACTTCGCACTATGTATAGGGATGTTCATTTACTCCCTTCGCTACCTCCTCTATCATTCCAGCGAAATCATAGAGGAGGCGGTGGACAAGGTCCGCACGAGGCTTGTGGACAAGGTTCTCAAGTGTGATCTAAGAACCCTTGAGACCATTGGCGATTCGGATATTTACACACGAATAAGCAGGGAAACCTCCTCCATATCCCAGAACATGCGCTCCATCTTCATGGCGGCACAGTCCTCGGTTATGGTTATGTTCACAGTGCTTTATATCGCCTTTATCTCCATTCCGGCCTTTTTGATAAGCATGTCCATGATCCTTTTCGCTACATATATATATCTGCGCAACCGGAAGACACTGGAGCAGAACCTGTATGAATCCTCCCAGGAGGAGGATGCGCTCTTTGACACGATAACCGATGTCCTCAGCGGCTTCAAAGAGCTTAAGATGAACAGGGCGAAGAGTGTTGATGTTCGCAGCCATTTCCGTAAGCGTTCAGGGGGTGTTCGGCGCACCAGAGCGAACGTGATGCTTGAGTTTGCAAATAACTATGTTTTTGCAGAGACGTTCTTCTACGTACTAATCGGAACGATAGTCTTTATCATGCCCGCCGTATCAAACGAGTTCGGCGATACCGTCGTTAAGGTGGTTACAGCTATACTTTTCCTGATAGGACCGCTAACCAACACGGTTATGCAGATCCCCATCCTTTCCGAGGTTCAGTTGTCGGTGAATAATATCTACGGCCTTGAGGACAAGATAGATACTCTTGTGAAGGGAGAGGATATTGATTCCGATGATAAGATAGAGAATGCGGAGAACTTCGATAAGATCAAGCTTAAGGAGCTGATCTTCTCATACAAAGACCCGGACGGTGCACCCTCCTTCACAGCAGGCCCCTTCGATTTCGAGATAAACAGGGGTGAAGTGCTCTTTATTGTCGGAGGAAACGGAAGCGGTAAGACAACGCTGATGAAGCTCATGACTGCCCTTTATTTCCCCGATGAGGGTGAAATTCTGCTTGATGATACGAAGGTTACGAGGCAGAATTCCCAGAGCTACAGGGAACTCTTCTCCGTGATCTTCGCCGAGTTCCACCTTTTCAGCAAGCTTTACGGCATGCAACAGGTCAACCCAGAAAAGGTGAAAGAGCTTCTGGAGCTTATGGAGATAGATCATAAGACGGATTTCAAAGACAGCGGCTTCACAAACTTGAATCTATCCACAGGGCAGCGCAAGCGTCTGGCTCTGATTGTTACATATCTGGAAGACAAAGAGATCTATGTGTTTGACGAATGGGCGGCGGATCAGGACCCCCACTTCAGGAGATATTTTTACTATACACTTGTGCCGGAGCTTAAGAAGCGTGGTAAAACAGTTATCGCCGTTTCCCATGACGATCGCTATTTCAGCGAAGCGGACAGGGTTCTCTCCATGGACTTCGGTCAAGTTACCGAGATTAGCAACGGACGGAGTGAAGGATGA
- a CDS encoding YcjF family protein, translating to MDKQFQAMKTVRNYMWWSMGAGLIPVPFVDLAAVTGVQLKMLSDLSKYYDDVEFSESKGKAIIASLLGSIIPNSLSRGSVGSILKMVPVVGSILGGLSMSIFSGASAYALGKVFIQHYESGGTLLSFDPDKVKDYYKEYFEEGKKVAEDLEKEKNQESGEEKQA from the coding sequence ATGGACAAGCAGTTTCAGGCTATGAAAACGGTTCGTAATTATATGTGGTGGTCAATGGGCGCAGGGCTCATCCCCGTACCCTTTGTTGATCTCGCCGCAGTGACCGGCGTTCAGCTCAAGATGCTCTCCGACCTTTCCAAATACTATGATGATGTGGAGTTCTCCGAGTCCAAAGGGAAGGCGATAATCGCATCGCTCCTCGGCTCCATAATCCCCAACTCACTCTCAAGAGGGTCTGTGGGAAGTATTCTTAAAATGGTTCCCGTTGTGGGAAGCATACTTGGCGGTCTTTCCATGTCCATCTTCTCCGGTGCTTCGGCCTATGCTCTTGGCAAGGTTTTTATCCAGCACTATGAATCCGGCGGAACCCTCCTCTCCTTCGACCCCGATAAGGTAAAGGACTACTACAAAGAGTATTTCGAGGAAGGAAAGAAAGTCGCAGAGGATCTTGAGAAGGAGAAGAACCAGGAAAGCGGAGAAGAGAAGCAGGCTTGA